One Scophthalmus maximus strain ysfricsl-2021 chromosome 1, ASM2237912v1, whole genome shotgun sequence genomic region harbors:
- the gal3st4 gene encoding galactose-3-O-sulfotransferase 4 isoform X3, with product MLRWLVCGRLGPVWMWKALLLFVAIAFAGQLLGVIFNKSSVQPAARSIFSSPDAQGPSLGSCQPHSHIMFLKTHKTASSTVLNMLYRFGEERDLRFALPLGYQLGYPLPFNAHRVKGYRGPRAMEFHIMGNHMRFNKPEVEKVMPADTFYFSIIRDPVSLAESSFAYYKEVAPAFRKAKSLGDFADDPKKYYDPRLRNNHYARNLLWFDFGMDHNANYSLALAQHGEALIRRTFKLILLSEHFDQSMILLRHALCWPLDAVVSFSLNARQQKPSGLGGMSGSWVGKAAAAAGVSVRGGHSQAKTPPNLSLTGEQREKLRQWNALDWHLYKAFNQTFWEEIHRFGLAEMQQEVALLRTRRDDLARVCLRDGGKPVEAYRIRDKNIRPFQSGLVKILGYELQPGLDNTTRTACLRMIRPEIQYKDVLDVKQFPRDPSVQAQQGQQSKGRVVAAGGSFLRQDSSRTGERLVGGETGGRTVEEGARDWDGSHLTRTNQTLTRGQEKGRLR from the exons ATGTTGCGATGGCTGGTTTGCGGCCGCTTGGGTCCAGTGTGGATGTGGAAGGCGCTGCTGCTGTTCGTGGCCATCGCGTTTGCCGGTCAGCTGCTGGGGGTCATCTTCAACAAGAG CAGTGTCCAGCCGGCTGCTCGCTCCATTTTCTCGTCCCCTGATGCCCAGGGGCCCTCTCTGGGCTCCTGTCAGCCCCACAGCCACATCATGTTCCTCAAGACCCACAAGACAGCCAGCAGCACTGTGCTCAACATGCTGTACCGCTTTGGAGAAGAGCGTGACCTCCGCTTTGCCCTGCCGCTGGGCTACCAGCTGGGCTATCCACTGCCCTTCAACGCTCACAGGGTCAAAGGTTACCGGGGTCCTAGAGCCATGGAGTTCCACATCATGGGCAATCACATGAGATTTAATAAGCCAGAG GTGGAGAAAGTGATGCCGGCAGACACGTTTTACTTTTCCATCATCAGGGACCCGGTCTCTCTGGCTGAGTCATCCTTTGCTTATTACAAAGAAGTAGCACCTGCCTTTCGCAAAGCCAAAAGCTTGGGCGACTTTGCTGATGACCCTAAGAAATACTACGACCCTCGTCTCCGCAACAACCACTACGCCCGTAACCTGCTGTGGTTTGACTTTGGCATGGACCACAACGCCAATTACTCTCTGGCACTGGCTCAGCATGGTGAGGCCCTGATCCGCCGGACATTCAAGTTGATTCTGTTGTCCGAGCACTTTGACCAGTCCATGATCCTACTGAGAcacgccctctgctggccactGGACGCTGTCGTCTCTTTTAGCCTTAACGCCCGGCAGCAGAAGCCCAGTGGCCTTGGGGGGATGAGTGGGAGCTGGGTGGGCAAAGCTGCGGCGGCGGCCGGCGTCAGCGTGAGAGGAGGACATTCACAAGCCAAGACGCCACCCAACCTGTCACTCACAGGGGAACAGCGGGAGAAGCTGCGGCAGTGGAATGCCTTAGACTGGCACTTATACAAAGCCTTCAACCAGACCTTCTGGGAGGAAATCCACAGGTTCGGTCTGGCTGAGATGCAACAGGAAGTAGCGCTTCTCAGGACGCGGCGGGACGATCTGGCCAGGGTTTGTCTCAGGGATGGCGGGAAGCCCGTGGAGGCCTACCGGATCCGGGATAAAAACATCCGACCATTCCAGAGTGGATTAGTGAAGATACTAGGCTATGAGCTCCAGCCGGGGCTGGACAACACCACCAGAACAGCCTGTCTGAGGATGATCAGGCCTGAGATCCAGTACAAAGACGTGCTGGATGTTAAACAGTTCCCACGGGATCCGTCCGTCCAAGCCCAGCAAGGGCAACAGAGCAAGGGGCGCGTTGTCGCAGCCGGTGGCTCTTTTTTAAGACAAGACTCATCCAGAACAGGAGAGAGGCTGGTGGGGGGAGAAACGGGGGGCAGGACGGTGGAGGAAGGGGCGCGAGACTGGGATGGAAGCCATTTAACCCGGACCAACCAGACTTTGACGCGAGGACAAGAAAAAGGAAGGTTGAGATAG
- the gal3st4 gene encoding galactose-3-O-sulfotransferase 4 isoform X1 — MLFRRRARMLRWLVCGRLGPVWMWKALLLFVAIAFAGQLLGVIFNKSSVQPAARSIFSSPDAQGPSLGSCQPHSHIMFLKTHKTASSTVLNMLYRFGEERDLRFALPLGYQLGYPLPFNAHRVKGYRGPRAMEFHIMGNHMRFNKPEVEKVMPADTFYFSIIRDPVSLAESSFAYYKEVAPAFRKAKSLGDFADDPKKYYDPRLRNNHYARNLLWFDFGMDHNANYSLALAQHGEALIRRTFKLILLSEHFDQSMILLRHALCWPLDAVVSFSLNARQQKPSGLGGMSGSWVGKAAAAAGVSVRGGHSQAKTPPNLSLTGEQREKLRQWNALDWHLYKAFNQTFWEEIHRFGLAEMQQEVALLRTRRDDLARVCLRDGGKPVEAYRIRDKNIRPFQSGLVKILGYELQPGLDNTTRTACLRMIRPEIQYKDVLDVKQFPRDPSVQAQQGQQSKGRVVAAGGSFLRQDSSRTGERLVGGETGGRTVEEGARDWDGSHLTRTNQTLTRGQEKGRLR, encoded by the exons gATGTTGCGATGGCTGGTTTGCGGCCGCTTGGGTCCAGTGTGGATGTGGAAGGCGCTGCTGCTGTTCGTGGCCATCGCGTTTGCCGGTCAGCTGCTGGGGGTCATCTTCAACAAGAG CAGTGTCCAGCCGGCTGCTCGCTCCATTTTCTCGTCCCCTGATGCCCAGGGGCCCTCTCTGGGCTCCTGTCAGCCCCACAGCCACATCATGTTCCTCAAGACCCACAAGACAGCCAGCAGCACTGTGCTCAACATGCTGTACCGCTTTGGAGAAGAGCGTGACCTCCGCTTTGCCCTGCCGCTGGGCTACCAGCTGGGCTATCCACTGCCCTTCAACGCTCACAGGGTCAAAGGTTACCGGGGTCCTAGAGCCATGGAGTTCCACATCATGGGCAATCACATGAGATTTAATAAGCCAGAG GTGGAGAAAGTGATGCCGGCAGACACGTTTTACTTTTCCATCATCAGGGACCCGGTCTCTCTGGCTGAGTCATCCTTTGCTTATTACAAAGAAGTAGCACCTGCCTTTCGCAAAGCCAAAAGCTTGGGCGACTTTGCTGATGACCCTAAGAAATACTACGACCCTCGTCTCCGCAACAACCACTACGCCCGTAACCTGCTGTGGTTTGACTTTGGCATGGACCACAACGCCAATTACTCTCTGGCACTGGCTCAGCATGGTGAGGCCCTGATCCGCCGGACATTCAAGTTGATTCTGTTGTCCGAGCACTTTGACCAGTCCATGATCCTACTGAGAcacgccctctgctggccactGGACGCTGTCGTCTCTTTTAGCCTTAACGCCCGGCAGCAGAAGCCCAGTGGCCTTGGGGGGATGAGTGGGAGCTGGGTGGGCAAAGCTGCGGCGGCGGCCGGCGTCAGCGTGAGAGGAGGACATTCACAAGCCAAGACGCCACCCAACCTGTCACTCACAGGGGAACAGCGGGAGAAGCTGCGGCAGTGGAATGCCTTAGACTGGCACTTATACAAAGCCTTCAACCAGACCTTCTGGGAGGAAATCCACAGGTTCGGTCTGGCTGAGATGCAACAGGAAGTAGCGCTTCTCAGGACGCGGCGGGACGATCTGGCCAGGGTTTGTCTCAGGGATGGCGGGAAGCCCGTGGAGGCCTACCGGATCCGGGATAAAAACATCCGACCATTCCAGAGTGGATTAGTGAAGATACTAGGCTATGAGCTCCAGCCGGGGCTGGACAACACCACCAGAACAGCCTGTCTGAGGATGATCAGGCCTGAGATCCAGTACAAAGACGTGCTGGATGTTAAACAGTTCCCACGGGATCCGTCCGTCCAAGCCCAGCAAGGGCAACAGAGCAAGGGGCGCGTTGTCGCAGCCGGTGGCTCTTTTTTAAGACAAGACTCATCCAGAACAGGAGAGAGGCTGGTGGGGGGAGAAACGGGGGGCAGGACGGTGGAGGAAGGGGCGCGAGACTGGGATGGAAGCCATTTAACCCGGACCAACCAGACTTTGACGCGAGGACAAGAAAAAGGAAGGTTGAGATAG
- the gal3st4 gene encoding galactose-3-O-sulfotransferase 4 isoform X2, with the protein MLFRRRARMLRWLVCGRLGPVWMWKALLLFVAIAFAGQLLGVIFNKSVQPAARSIFSSPDAQGPSLGSCQPHSHIMFLKTHKTASSTVLNMLYRFGEERDLRFALPLGYQLGYPLPFNAHRVKGYRGPRAMEFHIMGNHMRFNKPEVEKVMPADTFYFSIIRDPVSLAESSFAYYKEVAPAFRKAKSLGDFADDPKKYYDPRLRNNHYARNLLWFDFGMDHNANYSLALAQHGEALIRRTFKLILLSEHFDQSMILLRHALCWPLDAVVSFSLNARQQKPSGLGGMSGSWVGKAAAAAGVSVRGGHSQAKTPPNLSLTGEQREKLRQWNALDWHLYKAFNQTFWEEIHRFGLAEMQQEVALLRTRRDDLARVCLRDGGKPVEAYRIRDKNIRPFQSGLVKILGYELQPGLDNTTRTACLRMIRPEIQYKDVLDVKQFPRDPSVQAQQGQQSKGRVVAAGGSFLRQDSSRTGERLVGGETGGRTVEEGARDWDGSHLTRTNQTLTRGQEKGRLR; encoded by the exons gATGTTGCGATGGCTGGTTTGCGGCCGCTTGGGTCCAGTGTGGATGTGGAAGGCGCTGCTGCTGTTCGTGGCCATCGCGTTTGCCGGTCAGCTGCTGGGGGTCATCTTCAACAAGAG TGTCCAGCCGGCTGCTCGCTCCATTTTCTCGTCCCCTGATGCCCAGGGGCCCTCTCTGGGCTCCTGTCAGCCCCACAGCCACATCATGTTCCTCAAGACCCACAAGACAGCCAGCAGCACTGTGCTCAACATGCTGTACCGCTTTGGAGAAGAGCGTGACCTCCGCTTTGCCCTGCCGCTGGGCTACCAGCTGGGCTATCCACTGCCCTTCAACGCTCACAGGGTCAAAGGTTACCGGGGTCCTAGAGCCATGGAGTTCCACATCATGGGCAATCACATGAGATTTAATAAGCCAGAG GTGGAGAAAGTGATGCCGGCAGACACGTTTTACTTTTCCATCATCAGGGACCCGGTCTCTCTGGCTGAGTCATCCTTTGCTTATTACAAAGAAGTAGCACCTGCCTTTCGCAAAGCCAAAAGCTTGGGCGACTTTGCTGATGACCCTAAGAAATACTACGACCCTCGTCTCCGCAACAACCACTACGCCCGTAACCTGCTGTGGTTTGACTTTGGCATGGACCACAACGCCAATTACTCTCTGGCACTGGCTCAGCATGGTGAGGCCCTGATCCGCCGGACATTCAAGTTGATTCTGTTGTCCGAGCACTTTGACCAGTCCATGATCCTACTGAGAcacgccctctgctggccactGGACGCTGTCGTCTCTTTTAGCCTTAACGCCCGGCAGCAGAAGCCCAGTGGCCTTGGGGGGATGAGTGGGAGCTGGGTGGGCAAAGCTGCGGCGGCGGCCGGCGTCAGCGTGAGAGGAGGACATTCACAAGCCAAGACGCCACCCAACCTGTCACTCACAGGGGAACAGCGGGAGAAGCTGCGGCAGTGGAATGCCTTAGACTGGCACTTATACAAAGCCTTCAACCAGACCTTCTGGGAGGAAATCCACAGGTTCGGTCTGGCTGAGATGCAACAGGAAGTAGCGCTTCTCAGGACGCGGCGGGACGATCTGGCCAGGGTTTGTCTCAGGGATGGCGGGAAGCCCGTGGAGGCCTACCGGATCCGGGATAAAAACATCCGACCATTCCAGAGTGGATTAGTGAAGATACTAGGCTATGAGCTCCAGCCGGGGCTGGACAACACCACCAGAACAGCCTGTCTGAGGATGATCAGGCCTGAGATCCAGTACAAAGACGTGCTGGATGTTAAACAGTTCCCACGGGATCCGTCCGTCCAAGCCCAGCAAGGGCAACAGAGCAAGGGGCGCGTTGTCGCAGCCGGTGGCTCTTTTTTAAGACAAGACTCATCCAGAACAGGAGAGAGGCTGGTGGGGGGAGAAACGGGGGGCAGGACGGTGGAGGAAGGGGCGCGAGACTGGGATGGAAGCCATTTAACCCGGACCAACCAGACTTTGACGCGAGGACAAGAAAAAGGAAGGTTGAGATAG